A genomic window from Oceanispirochaeta sp. includes:
- a CDS encoding transglutaminase domain-containing protein: MIRKGFLLLLLIFICQSLSAGEWLLADSGSSVFLPEGWGIYDQDEPGRIAFTNPENSIRFQVTLYPGNTYDSDMRMMEDHLSALNVLEEERSQFLYQGKSCSLADILFKSGEAQIRGWFLFIDRDDSDYYLTVITNPEDYQTSLPLILSCLDGFSADQAGRCEPGPVSALISSGQGTMQEDLLSFQGQNLTYLWNQGREEASRLLVEREASILSGYKEPELFDEAWKRYYQMIYRDSAPDLEDLSSRLKKKLHVLDNREKAETLLSWLQDFEYGSTDRFSDLLTPTECLLKERGDCDALALVYIMLLNHMDIPAVLMVSRKYSHALAAVAVEKEGAHFALNGQNYVVAEMTKKVDLGQISADMADLRHWVVVPFSGYEKGILPLDSSNN; this comes from the coding sequence ATGATCAGAAAGGGGTTCCTCCTTCTTCTTTTAATTTTCATCTGTCAGAGCCTCAGTGCTGGGGAATGGCTTCTGGCAGACAGCGGAAGCTCGGTGTTTCTCCCTGAGGGATGGGGGATCTACGATCAGGATGAGCCGGGGCGTATTGCCTTTACCAACCCCGAGAACAGCATCAGATTCCAGGTCACTCTCTATCCCGGGAATACTTATGATTCTGATATGCGTATGATGGAAGATCATCTGTCAGCCCTGAATGTTCTGGAAGAGGAGCGCTCCCAATTTCTGTATCAGGGGAAGTCCTGTTCTCTGGCGGATATTCTCTTTAAATCCGGGGAGGCGCAGATCAGAGGCTGGTTTCTGTTTATCGACAGAGATGATTCTGACTATTATCTGACGGTGATCACAAACCCAGAGGATTATCAGACATCCCTGCCTTTGATTCTCTCCTGTCTTGATGGTTTTTCTGCGGATCAGGCCGGGAGGTGTGAACCGGGACCTGTGAGTGCCCTCATTTCTTCGGGTCAGGGGACGATGCAGGAGGATTTGCTGAGCTTTCAGGGGCAGAACCTGACATACTTGTGGAACCAGGGCCGAGAGGAAGCCAGCAGGCTCCTGGTGGAGCGGGAGGCATCCATTCTTTCCGGCTATAAGGAGCCTGAGCTCTTTGATGAGGCCTGGAAACGGTATTATCAGATGATATACAGGGATAGTGCTCCCGACCTGGAAGATCTGTCATCCCGCTTAAAGAAAAAACTCCACGTTCTGGATAACCGTGAAAAAGCAGAAACACTGCTTTCCTGGCTGCAGGATTTTGAATATGGCAGTACTGACCGTTTTTCCGACCTCCTGACGCCGACTGAATGCCTTCTCAAGGAACGAGGTGACTGCGATGCACTGGCTCTTGTATACATCATGCTCCTCAATCACATGGATATTCCCGCAGTTCTTATGGTTTCACGGAAATACAGCCATGCCCTGGCGGCAGTGGCTGTCGAAAAAGAGGGGGCACATTTTGCTCTGAATGGACAAAACTATGTGGTCGCTGAAATGACAAAAAAAGTCGATCTTGGACAGATAAGTGCGGACATGGCCGATTTGAGACATTGGGTTGTTGTACCCTTTTCAGGATATGAAAAAGGAATTCTGCCCCTGGATAGTAGTAATAATTGA
- a CDS encoding DUF2259 domain-containing protein, whose product MKKKLLTLSVLILLILTGLYAGDKAEFINMGFSPDGKYFLFGQYGFAAEKSQSYADLFLVDVRNNKFVPAAVFSGEYKGTLEPGQSPDGALFSLLETAIPARKKYNIDYLKKGRPLYIRISDTEESIDVLDFRDFETGSRFSMELIQDLKRNDDGLALESSFYIEMTFTGSGGVTVPFVIGHPDFKRKGIGEYRIERVLTDPTNQSVIIIISKIDNELNVRYMVETVRIR is encoded by the coding sequence ATGAAGAAAAAGCTTCTAACCCTATCGGTTCTGATCCTGCTGATTTTAACAGGATTATATGCAGGAGATAAAGCTGAATTTATAAACATGGGCTTTTCGCCTGATGGAAAATATTTTTTATTCGGCCAATATGGTTTTGCTGCAGAAAAATCACAGAGCTATGCCGATTTGTTTCTGGTTGATGTAAGAAATAATAAATTCGTACCTGCCGCAGTGTTTTCAGGCGAATATAAGGGAACTCTGGAACCGGGGCAATCTCCGGACGGTGCTCTTTTTTCACTGCTGGAAACTGCAATACCTGCCAGAAAAAAATACAATATTGATTATCTGAAAAAAGGTCGACCTCTATATATTCGAATCAGTGACACAGAGGAATCAATCGATGTCCTTGATTTCAGAGATTTCGAGACAGGATCACGCTTTTCCATGGAACTGATTCAAGATCTGAAGAGAAATGATGATGGCCTGGCCCTCGAATCATCCTTTTATATTGAAATGACATTTACCGGTTCGGGTGGTGTCACAGTTCCCTTTGTGATTGGGCATCCTGATTTTAAAAGGAAGGGAATTGGTGAATATCGAATTGAGCGAGTTTTAACAGATCCGACAAATCAGTCTGTTATCATCATTATTTCTAAAATTGATAATGAATTGAATGTCAGATATATGGTAGAGACTGTCAGAATCCGCTGA
- a CDS encoding proline--tRNA ligase, translated as MRISQLFYQTQKEVPRDAQIPSHQLMIRAGRIQQLATGMYNYLPLAHKSIRKIETIIREELEKKGCQEVLLPVVQPAELWEKSGRWGYYGPELLRFKDRKNGDFCLGPTHEEVITDMVSKVLKSYKQLPWNLFQIQGKFRDEVRPRFGLMRGREFIMKDGYSFDTDEERSKVTYWKMYEAYTAIFKRCGLTFRAVDAATGNIGGDMSHEFQVLAKTGEDMILSCDRCDYAANAEKAVTPRSAAEAVSEGQEVLEDVHTPGSRTIEEVSEFLKRDGADFIKSIVYMIDEEAVLVLIRGDLEINESKLQTLCSANGVVLADDSVVREVTGVSTGFAGPVGLQKEVKIVADYSVTGRLNMVSGANRDDYHKLNVNYLRDFKADILGDLSFASEGDLCPKCEGKLEEHRGIEVGQVFFLGTKYSIPMECSYLDKDGKSQPAVMGCYGIGVGRTMAASIEQNHDEDGIIWPVSIAPFEVIILPLQMNKEEVVEAGNSLYESLKSAGIDVALDDRDERAGFKFKDADLIGYPLQIVIGARSLEAGEVEIKIRKTGEKKNIPLGDALSFALDFIREEKKI; from the coding sequence ATGCGAATCAGCCAGCTTTTTTATCAAACACAAAAAGAAGTCCCCCGGGATGCTCAGATCCCGAGTCATCAGCTTATGATTCGGGCTGGACGTATTCAGCAGCTGGCTACGGGCATGTATAATTATCTGCCTCTGGCTCATAAGAGTATTCGAAAAATTGAAACTATCATCCGTGAGGAATTGGAGAAAAAGGGCTGTCAGGAAGTTCTACTTCCAGTCGTGCAGCCCGCAGAGCTGTGGGAAAAAAGTGGTCGATGGGGATATTACGGTCCTGAATTGCTTCGCTTCAAAGACAGAAAAAACGGTGATTTCTGTCTGGGACCTACCCATGAAGAAGTCATTACGGATATGGTCTCTAAGGTTCTCAAGTCTTATAAACAACTGCCCTGGAACCTCTTTCAGATACAGGGGAAATTTCGGGACGAGGTCCGTCCCCGTTTTGGTCTTATGAGAGGCCGGGAATTCATCATGAAGGACGGGTATAGCTTCGATACGGATGAAGAACGCTCTAAAGTAACATACTGGAAAATGTATGAAGCCTATACGGCCATATTCAAACGCTGCGGACTGACCTTCAGAGCCGTTGATGCTGCTACAGGAAATATTGGCGGAGACATGAGCCACGAGTTCCAGGTCCTGGCAAAAACTGGAGAAGACATGATCCTCAGCTGCGATCGCTGTGATTATGCCGCGAATGCGGAAAAAGCAGTGACTCCACGGTCCGCCGCCGAGGCAGTTTCAGAAGGGCAGGAAGTCCTGGAGGATGTCCATACTCCAGGCAGCAGAACCATTGAAGAGGTTTCGGAATTTCTGAAGCGGGATGGAGCTGATTTTATCAAGAGCATTGTCTATATGATTGATGAAGAAGCCGTGCTGGTTCTGATACGGGGAGATTTGGAAATCAATGAGTCCAAGCTCCAGACCCTCTGTAGCGCCAATGGTGTCGTTCTGGCGGATGATAGTGTTGTCCGTGAAGTAACTGGAGTCTCAACCGGATTTGCAGGGCCTGTGGGCCTTCAAAAAGAAGTAAAGATTGTCGCCGACTATTCTGTCACGGGTAGACTCAATATGGTCAGTGGTGCAAACCGCGATGATTACCATAAACTGAATGTGAATTACCTCCGGGATTTCAAAGCTGATATCCTGGGTGATTTGAGTTTCGCATCCGAAGGAGACCTCTGCCCCAAATGTGAGGGAAAGCTGGAAGAACACCGGGGTATTGAAGTCGGACAGGTTTTTTTCCTGGGAACAAAGTACAGTATACCCATGGAGTGCAGCTATCTGGACAAGGATGGGAAAAGTCAACCTGCCGTCATGGGCTGCTATGGTATTGGTGTCGGGAGGACAATGGCGGCTTCTATTGAGCAGAATCATGATGAAGACGGTATTATCTGGCCGGTTTCCATTGCTCCCTTTGAAGTGATTATTCTTCCCCTGCAGATGAATAAGGAAGAGGTTGTTGAGGCAGGAAATTCCCTCTATGAGAGTCTGAAATCCGCCGGAATTGATGTTGCTCTGGATGATCGTGATGAACGGGCGGGTTTTAAATTCAAGGATGCCGATCTAATCGGATACCCCCTTCAGATTGTGATAGGGGCCCGTTCTCTTGAAGCGGGAGAGGTGGAGATAAAGATCAGAAAAACAGGGGAAAAAAAGAATATTCCTC
- a CDS encoding FapA family protein — protein sequence MSFEFRGKLSVQVDEKRLSAKIHFIPDNSTETQNLESLQALLNKEGIVYGIDNKKLEETAEEFSDAMEPYLSDIVATGEPAQAGEGLTYDFSPFQYPENLQSVALKIRNMNKAPDIYQTISVKVTKDKRVRDKGLFKGGKERIIAVEEDEEKKIRVDISAEVLEIGYFEEGDVICRMSSSTGEAKNGKDIKGNVLIPPDVIEGDFWPGKYIRKEKSEILAGETGFVRKGKNWLDLLPFKINSWTVRLGENKIDCLIDIIAGHKAAPPPVLKDVKEAVRELGFSEESLVSDKKIIQFLLSGCRSEGAQSYSLTKDRDGSFDIEINSLSTEAQLHLYKGTGHGKALDMKQAWTRVLELKIANFEAERVKKAILDFNSSESKEISIFLASGQYPRRGDDREISIEAEYLPPEEAEDIKNRIKDLRLLAPSFKDFPAEKIEKMSRVKKGMKLFQLGKHKGGKDGKDIYGHIIKGIEGNDPILNIYENIIIQDEVATSKIDGILDYACENMVYSLRVREHDDAKIVVSLSDNSMTAYVSFLSPQGSGHYVTTERIRSALEEKGIVKGILEEEIQKISVLAEEGKIVTDHPVAEGKIPYQGEQALKFLVDLEPGTKNSVSIDEGDIIAELQQQGDGETTGFNVLGERLYNENDKGIEQGNNVLQEEQDGKIILKAGAKGLLCIENNSLFIKEKLSIRGDVSRSSGSVQFPGSITISGSVLSGIFVKAGKDLTVLEVLEASLLSAGGSILIGQGVKGDRKAVLRAGGNITLGFAEATNIMVSGVLTVKKALMNCIVKCNGQIKSDSGNTRIIGGFLKVKSGISIGSIGSERETKTFISFGQDYLVEDQINVVTKEIEQINQQLPEIESHLRMAEEKRNHKKLMALRKKKVQMLKVLEKKGIKNFFLKEKFEVHFDSIIKVSDTIFPGVIFESHGRIYEVKEKLRSIMIYFEKTTGKISSKLLS from the coding sequence ATGAGTTTTGAATTCAGAGGAAAATTAAGTGTCCAGGTTGATGAAAAAAGACTGTCAGCCAAAATTCACTTTATACCAGACAACAGTACAGAGACTCAGAACCTGGAAAGTCTTCAGGCCCTCTTAAATAAAGAGGGTATTGTCTACGGAATTGACAATAAAAAACTGGAAGAAACAGCAGAAGAGTTCTCTGATGCCATGGAACCTTATCTGTCGGATATTGTCGCAACGGGTGAACCGGCTCAGGCAGGAGAGGGGCTGACATATGACTTTTCTCCCTTTCAATATCCTGAGAACCTTCAGAGTGTCGCATTGAAAATCCGGAACATGAATAAGGCTCCCGATATTTACCAGACCATCTCAGTCAAAGTCACTAAAGATAAGAGGGTTCGGGATAAGGGTCTTTTCAAGGGCGGGAAAGAAAGAATCATTGCCGTAGAAGAAGATGAGGAGAAGAAAATCCGGGTTGATATCTCTGCAGAAGTTCTTGAGATTGGATATTTCGAAGAGGGAGATGTCATCTGCAGGATGAGTTCTTCCACGGGTGAAGCAAAGAACGGCAAGGATATCAAAGGCAATGTTCTCATTCCACCCGATGTCATTGAAGGAGATTTCTGGCCCGGAAAATATATACGGAAAGAAAAATCTGAAATTCTTGCCGGGGAAACCGGATTTGTTCGAAAAGGGAAAAACTGGCTGGACTTGTTACCATTTAAGATTAATAGCTGGACCGTCCGTCTCGGGGAAAATAAAATAGATTGTCTTATCGATATCATCGCCGGCCATAAGGCGGCTCCCCCTCCTGTTTTAAAAGATGTCAAAGAGGCTGTTCGGGAATTGGGTTTTTCTGAGGAATCTCTGGTCAGTGATAAGAAAATCATTCAGTTTTTACTTAGCGGCTGCCGCAGTGAGGGGGCTCAATCCTACAGTTTGACAAAAGACAGGGATGGTTCATTCGATATTGAGATCAATTCCCTTTCAACAGAAGCTCAACTTCACCTGTATAAAGGAACAGGACATGGAAAAGCACTGGACATGAAACAGGCCTGGACTCGAGTCCTGGAGCTCAAAATTGCAAATTTTGAAGCTGAGAGGGTTAAAAAGGCAATTCTGGATTTTAATAGCTCTGAGAGTAAAGAAATTTCTATTTTTCTTGCAAGCGGTCAGTATCCCAGGCGTGGAGATGACCGGGAAATCTCCATTGAAGCTGAGTATCTACCCCCTGAGGAAGCAGAAGACATAAAAAACAGAATCAAGGATCTTAGGCTGCTGGCTCCCTCTTTTAAAGATTTTCCTGCTGAAAAGATAGAAAAGATGTCTCGCGTCAAAAAAGGCATGAAGCTTTTTCAACTGGGAAAACATAAAGGCGGCAAAGACGGTAAGGATATCTATGGGCATATCATCAAAGGCATTGAAGGAAATGATCCTATCCTGAATATTTATGAGAATATAATTATACAGGATGAGGTAGCCACATCAAAAATTGACGGGATTCTGGATTATGCCTGTGAAAATATGGTCTACTCCCTCAGGGTGAGGGAACACGATGATGCCAAAATAGTGGTGTCCCTATCGGATAACAGTATGACCGCCTATGTCTCTTTTCTCTCTCCCCAGGGTAGCGGCCACTATGTTACGACAGAGCGAATCAGGTCCGCCCTGGAAGAGAAAGGCATTGTCAAAGGAATTCTGGAAGAAGAAATTCAGAAGATCAGTGTTCTTGCGGAAGAGGGAAAGATTGTCACAGACCATCCAGTAGCCGAGGGAAAAATTCCCTACCAGGGAGAACAGGCCCTCAAATTTCTGGTTGACCTGGAGCCTGGAACGAAAAACAGCGTTTCCATTGATGAAGGAGATATCATTGCGGAATTGCAGCAGCAGGGTGATGGAGAAACGACAGGTTTTAATGTCCTGGGAGAACGGCTGTACAATGAAAATGACAAGGGAATAGAACAGGGAAATAATGTTCTTCAGGAAGAACAGGATGGTAAAATAATTTTAAAAGCCGGGGCCAAAGGTCTCCTTTGTATCGAAAATAACAGTCTCTTCATTAAAGAAAAACTATCCATCCGGGGAGATGTCTCAAGGTCAAGCGGAAGTGTTCAGTTTCCTGGATCCATAACCATTTCCGGTTCCGTATTGTCGGGAATATTTGTTAAAGCAGGTAAAGATCTGACTGTTCTGGAGGTCCTGGAAGCCTCTCTTCTTTCTGCAGGAGGGTCCATTCTGATAGGACAGGGAGTGAAGGGTGACCGGAAAGCTGTTCTTCGTGCGGGTGGAAATATTACCCTGGGTTTTGCAGAAGCAACAAATATTATGGTGAGTGGCGTCTTGACTGTCAAAAAGGCCTTGATGAACTGCATCGTCAAGTGTAACGGTCAAATTAAGTCAGACTCCGGCAATACCCGTATCATCGGTGGATTCCTGAAAGTCAAAAGCGGAATTTCCATCGGCTCTATCGGTTCTGAAAGGGAGACAAAAACCTTTATATCCTTTGGTCAGGATTACCTGGTGGAAGATCAGATCAATGTTGTGACAAAAGAGATTGAACAGATAAATCAGCAGCTTCCGGAAATCGAATCCCATCTGAGGATGGCAGAAGAAAAAAGAAATCATAAAAAACTGATGGCTCTCAGAAAGAAAAAGGTCCAGATGCTGAAAGTCCTCGAGAAGAAAGGGATTAAAAACTTTTTTCTCAAAGAAAAATTTGAGGTTCACTTTGATTCCATTATCAAGGTCAGTGATACAATTTTCCCTGGGGTTATCTTTGAAAGCCATGGGCGAATCTATGAAGTAAAAGAAAAACTCAGGTCTATCATGATATATTTTGAAAAAACAACGGGTAAGATTAGTTCAAAGCTCCTTTCCTGA
- the lgt gene encoding prolipoprotein diacylglyceryl transferase, translating to MLYIYFPEWLKPEIIPGLPVRWYGLMYLLAFGVTYLIFKRQIKEESLDISDDDVSNLFFAGILGLILGARLMSALVYDTSGIYWSKPWLIFWPFMSGRFVGLQGMSYHGGLIGALVGAMIFCRRHKWYFPALADRIILGVPLGYTFGRLGNFINGELFGRVTTSRVGIVFPYAERFSPAEDWVKEMARVIGMDISGMSAVNLPRHPSQLYEAFGEGILLWFLLWFVIRKSKKFEGALTGWYLIGYGVVRFIIEYFREPDAGLDFPLLWGNPGPNYVFSSFFNFTTGQIFCFAMILSGLFCLVLFRWKSRKRVGSGLFL from the coding sequence ATGCTGTATATATATTTTCCTGAATGGCTAAAACCTGAAATAATCCCCGGACTTCCTGTCCGCTGGTATGGTTTGATGTATCTTCTGGCATTCGGTGTAACCTATTTGATTTTTAAAAGACAGATAAAAGAAGAATCCCTGGATATCAGTGATGACGATGTGTCTAATCTGTTTTTTGCCGGGATTCTGGGATTGATCCTGGGAGCCCGTCTGATGTCCGCCTTGGTCTATGATACATCCGGAATTTACTGGAGTAAACCCTGGTTGATCTTCTGGCCTTTTATGAGCGGTCGGTTTGTCGGTCTTCAGGGGATGTCCTATCATGGAGGCCTTATAGGTGCTCTGGTGGGAGCCATGATCTTCTGCCGCAGGCATAAATGGTATTTTCCTGCATTGGCGGATAGGATTATCCTAGGGGTTCCCCTGGGATATACTTTCGGCCGACTTGGGAACTTCATCAACGGGGAGCTCTTCGGAAGAGTCACGACAAGCCGGGTCGGTATCGTTTTTCCCTATGCTGAACGATTTTCTCCCGCGGAAGATTGGGTTAAGGAAATGGCCCGGGTCATCGGGATGGATATCAGCGGAATGAGTGCTGTTAATCTGCCTCGCCATCCCTCTCAACTGTATGAAGCCTTTGGCGAAGGGATCCTGCTATGGTTTCTCCTGTGGTTTGTTATCAGGAAAAGTAAGAAATTTGAAGGAGCCCTGACGGGTTGGTATCTTATCGGATATGGTGTTGTTCGTTTCATTATCGAATACTTCCGGGAGCCTGACGCCGGTTTGGACTTTCCTCTCTTATGGGGAAATCCAGGTCCTAATTACGTCTTTTCATCCTTCTTCAATTTTACAACAGGACAGATCTTCTGCTTTGCCATGATACTGAGTGGATTGTTCTGTCTTGTTCTCTTTAGATGGAAGAGCCGCAAACGAGTAGGCTCCGGGCTGTTTTTATGA
- a CDS encoding phosphatidate cytidylyltransferase: MVPIYRTVDTKRLFLDTIQREFVRKSIHLMIALVPTMAAWNYQFTVILLIVGILVYTYAEFLRGKGQSVPIISELTALASRDRDKGHFVLGPVTLGIGALSALLLYPHPAATIAIYALAFGDGFSSLAGKLFGGKKIPWTGGKTVAGSLTCFLSVLTAGLFLSDQLLPVLIIAIGATILEALPSKDLDNIIIPIGTGLIADFIAF; this comes from the coding sequence ATGGTTCCTATTTATAGAACGGTAGATACAAAAAGACTTTTTCTGGATACCATCCAGAGAGAATTTGTCAGAAAATCAATTCATTTAATGATTGCCCTTGTTCCCACTATGGCTGCATGGAATTATCAATTTACCGTCATCCTTCTTATTGTTGGAATCCTGGTGTACACATATGCCGAGTTTTTAAGAGGAAAAGGGCAGAGCGTTCCCATCATTTCTGAACTTACTGCATTAGCCTCCCGGGATAGAGACAAGGGTCATTTTGTCCTTGGACCTGTCACTCTCGGTATTGGCGCCTTGTCAGCACTTCTTCTGTATCCTCATCCTGCGGCAACCATAGCGATTTATGCTTTGGCTTTTGGAGATGGATTTTCCAGTCTGGCGGGGAAGCTCTTTGGTGGAAAAAAAATACCCTGGACCGGCGGAAAGACGGTGGCAGGGTCTTTGACCTGTTTCCTATCAGTTCTGACAGCAGGCCTTTTTTTGTCAGACCAGCTGTTGCCTGTTCTGATCATCGCTATTGGCGCAACCATCCTGGAAGCTCTTCCTTCCAAAGATCTTGATAATATTATAATCCCCATCGGTACCGGCCTGATTGCCGATTTTATCGCCTTCTAA